Proteins co-encoded in one Kocuria flava genomic window:
- a CDS encoding SDR family oxidoreductase encodes MPESPVSQHARAMTDEGGMPEQQQRPPGLTAAMDPVPDHGESSWQGRGRLEGLKALITGGDSGIGRAVAIAFAREGADVAINHLPEEQEDAQDVVGWIEKAGRTAVLVPGDLREEQVCQEVVDRAVEGLGGLNVVVNNAGYHWARGEPGLEGLRTEDLERAVRTNLYGTLWVSRAALPHLGRGDSIINTTSVQAYDPSVTMIDYAATKAALNNVTANLAAELGPRGIRVNAVAPGPVWTPLQPATKEPEAVAAMGRDTPLGRIAQPAELAGAYVFLASPEEAGYVSGSVLGVTGGTPVF; translated from the coding sequence ATGCCCGAGTCCCCCGTCTCCCAGCACGCCCGTGCGATGACCGACGAGGGGGGGATGCCCGAGCAGCAGCAGCGTCCGCCCGGGCTCACCGCCGCGATGGACCCGGTGCCCGACCACGGGGAGTCCTCGTGGCAGGGCCGCGGCCGGCTGGAGGGGCTCAAGGCCCTGATCACCGGCGGGGACTCCGGCATCGGCCGGGCCGTGGCGATCGCCTTCGCCCGCGAGGGCGCCGACGTCGCGATCAACCACCTGCCCGAGGAGCAGGAGGACGCCCAGGACGTGGTCGGGTGGATCGAGAAGGCGGGGCGCACGGCCGTGCTGGTCCCCGGCGACCTGCGCGAGGAGCAGGTCTGCCAGGAGGTCGTCGACCGCGCGGTCGAGGGCCTCGGCGGGCTCAACGTGGTCGTCAACAACGCGGGCTACCACTGGGCCCGCGGCGAGCCGGGCCTCGAGGGCCTGCGCACCGAGGACCTCGAGCGGGCCGTGCGCACCAACCTCTACGGCACCCTGTGGGTCAGCCGGGCGGCGCTGCCCCACCTCGGCCGCGGGGACAGCATCATCAACACCACCTCGGTCCAGGCCTACGACCCCTCCGTGACGATGATCGACTACGCCGCGACCAAGGCCGCCCTCAACAACGTCACCGCCAACCTCGCCGCCGAGCTCGGCCCGCGCGGGATCCGCGTCAACGCCGTGGCCCCCGGCCCGGTGTGGACGCCGCTGCAGCCGGCCACGAAGGAGCCGGAGGCGGTCGCGGCCATGGGCCGGGACACCCCGCTGGGCCGCATCGCCCAGCCGGCCGAGCTCGCGGGCGCCTACGTCTTCCTCGCCTCCCCGGAGGAGGCCGGCTACGTCAGCGGTTCGGTGCTGGGGGTCACCGGCGGCACGCCGGTCTTCTGA
- a CDS encoding ChaB family protein yields MAKTGKDDHAKKSELPSTLQRSAQQAQDTFAKTYDSALEQYGDEERAARTAFASLKHTHEKVGDHWEVKQESGPSDEHAEGGRDDPAPTAGGVDANASKQHLYELAQRLRVEGRSYMTKKELVEAIRKANDAATRQARGN; encoded by the coding sequence ATGGCCAAGACGGGCAAGGACGACCACGCGAAGAAGAGCGAGCTGCCCTCGACCCTGCAGCGCTCGGCGCAGCAGGCGCAGGACACCTTCGCCAAGACCTACGACTCCGCGCTCGAGCAGTACGGCGACGAGGAGCGCGCCGCGCGCACGGCCTTCGCGTCCCTGAAGCACACGCACGAGAAGGTCGGCGACCACTGGGAGGTGAAGCAGGAGAGCGGGCCCTCCGACGAGCACGCCGAGGGCGGCCGGGACGACCCCGCACCGACCGCCGGGGGCGTGGACGCGAACGCCTCGAAGCAGCACCTCTACGAGCTGGCCCAGCGGCTGCGGGTCGAGGGCCGGTCCTACATGACCAAGAAGGAGCTCGTCGAGGCGATCCGCAAGGCCAACGACGCCGCCACGCGGCAGGCCCGCGGGAACTGA
- a CDS encoding TSUP family transporter: MGPVELVVVAALAVLVGTVLQRVSGTGVGLVVAPTLALLIGPASGVLVTNATTTVSGFLIMLSVRRDVDWRRYALIAPAAAVGAVPAALLVRELPAAWLQVVIGAVVLAALATTFGLPRLPEWPGRLPTVLAGAIGGFFNTTAGVAAPVMVIHSRLARWDHRSFAATLQPVFMTMGALSVLTKTLLGAAGPGGVPPWWIAPGVVAVVVLGVLLGGVLARRVPTAAARTLALVLAGAGGTLTLVRGLLGVA; encoded by the coding sequence ATGGGGCCCGTGGAACTCGTCGTCGTCGCCGCCCTGGCCGTGCTCGTGGGCACGGTCCTCCAGCGCGTGTCCGGGACCGGGGTGGGCCTGGTCGTCGCCCCGACCCTGGCGCTGCTGATCGGCCCGGCCTCGGGGGTGCTCGTGACCAACGCGACGACGACGGTCTCCGGCTTCCTCATCATGCTCTCGGTGCGCCGCGACGTGGACTGGCGCCGCTACGCGCTGATCGCCCCGGCCGCGGCCGTGGGGGCGGTGCCGGCGGCGCTGCTGGTCCGGGAGCTGCCCGCGGCGTGGCTGCAGGTGGTGATCGGGGCGGTGGTGCTGGCGGCGCTCGCGACGACCTTCGGCCTGCCCCGGCTGCCGGAGTGGCCCGGGCGGCTGCCCACGGTGCTCGCCGGCGCGATCGGGGGCTTCTTCAACACGACGGCGGGGGTGGCCGCGCCGGTGATGGTCATCCACTCCCGGCTGGCCCGCTGGGACCACCGCTCGTTCGCCGCGACCCTGCAGCCGGTGTTCATGACCATGGGCGCACTGTCGGTGCTGACCAAGACGCTGCTGGGGGCGGCCGGGCCCGGCGGGGTGCCGCCGTGGTGGATCGCGCCCGGCGTCGTCGCCGTGGTCGTGCTCGGCGTCCTGCTCGGCGGGGTGCTGGCCCGGCGCGTGCCGACCGCCGCGGCGCGCACCCTCGCGCTCGTGCTCGCCGGGGCCGGCGGGACCCTCACCCTCGTGCGGGGCCTGCTCGGGGTGGCCTGA
- a CDS encoding aldehyde dehydrogenase family protein → MTITRDLIIGGEHVPAQSGRTTEDLNPYTGEVFARVAAAGPDDVHRAVGAAADAAEAWAATVPNERRRIFLRAADIFESRLEEGARIMAEEVGGVRGWAEFNTHLAANILREAAGATTLPQGEVLATDMPGVISMSVRQPYGVVAAISPWNAPFILGMRAIAVPLAVGNTVVLKPSEDAPLACGLFLADALVEAGLPAGVLNVVTNDRADAAGVVEALISDQRVRMVNFTGSTSVGRTIGTLAAQHLKPAVLELGGKNSLVVLEDADLDYAVDAAAFGAYMNAGQICMSVDRVLVDRSIAAEFTERFAAKVRDLPTGDPTDPATVIGPAVNPRSAQRQYGLIEDAVAKGATVRAGGHRLENSLVPATVLTDVTPQMDIFHDEIFGAVTVVFEVDGPDDAVEFANNTNYGLTAGVITENLGEGWDVAKRLKTGIVHVNDQSVADEPQAPFGGIQESGYGKFGGQAGVESFSERRWITVQEEGHARFPF, encoded by the coding sequence ATGACCATCACCCGGGACCTGATCATCGGCGGCGAGCACGTGCCGGCACAGTCCGGACGCACCACCGAGGACCTCAACCCCTACACCGGCGAGGTCTTCGCCCGCGTCGCGGCCGCCGGCCCCGACGACGTCCACCGGGCCGTGGGCGCGGCGGCGGACGCGGCCGAGGCCTGGGCCGCCACGGTCCCGAACGAGCGGCGGCGGATCTTCCTGCGCGCCGCCGACATCTTCGAGTCCCGCCTCGAGGAGGGCGCCCGGATCATGGCCGAGGAGGTCGGGGGCGTGCGCGGCTGGGCCGAGTTCAACACCCACCTCGCCGCGAACATCCTGCGCGAGGCGGCCGGGGCCACGACCCTGCCGCAGGGCGAGGTGCTCGCCACCGACATGCCCGGGGTGATCTCGATGTCGGTGCGCCAGCCCTACGGCGTCGTCGCCGCGATCTCCCCCTGGAACGCCCCGTTCATCCTGGGCATGCGCGCCATCGCCGTGCCCCTGGCCGTGGGCAACACCGTGGTGCTGAAGCCCAGCGAGGACGCCCCGCTGGCGTGCGGGCTCTTCCTCGCCGACGCCCTGGTCGAGGCCGGGCTGCCCGCGGGCGTGCTCAACGTGGTGACCAACGACCGGGCGGACGCCGCCGGGGTCGTCGAGGCGCTGATCTCCGACCAGCGGGTGCGGATGGTCAACTTCACCGGCTCCACCTCCGTGGGCCGCACCATCGGCACCCTCGCCGCCCAGCACCTGAAGCCCGCCGTGCTGGAGCTCGGCGGGAAGAACAGCCTCGTGGTGCTCGAGGACGCCGACCTCGACTACGCGGTCGACGCCGCGGCGTTCGGCGCGTACATGAACGCCGGGCAGATCTGCATGTCCGTGGACCGGGTCCTGGTGGACCGCAGCATCGCCGCGGAGTTCACCGAGCGCTTCGCCGCGAAGGTGCGGGACCTGCCCACCGGCGACCCGACCGACCCCGCCACGGTGATCGGCCCGGCCGTCAACCCGCGGTCCGCCCAGCGCCAGTACGGGCTCATCGAGGACGCGGTCGCCAAGGGCGCCACCGTGCGCGCCGGCGGCCACCGGCTCGAGAACTCGCTCGTGCCCGCGACCGTGCTCACCGACGTCACCCCGCAGATGGACATCTTCCACGACGAGATCTTCGGGGCGGTCACGGTGGTCTTCGAGGTCGACGGCCCGGACGACGCCGTGGAGTTCGCCAACAACACCAACTACGGGCTCACCGCCGGGGTGATCACCGAGAACCTCGGCGAGGGCTGGGACGTGGCCAAGCGGCTGAAGACCGGGATCGTCCACGTCAACGACCAGTCGGTGGCCGACGAGCCGCAGGCCCCCTTCGGCGGCATCCAGGAGTCCGGCTACGGCAAGTTCGGCGGCCAGGCCGGCGTCGAGTCCTTCAGCGAGCGGCGGTGGATCACCGTCCAGGAGGAGGGCCACGCCCGGTTCCCCTTCTAG
- a CDS encoding helicase-related protein codes for MLVHSFDRPNIELRVVRHHEDADKRRAVLDEVARAGGPGLLYVATRKETEQYAAALAERGLRAEAYHAGRRQSDREAVHARFHDGALDVVVATTAFGMGIDKPDVRFVVHADVPDSLDSYYQEIGRAGRDGAPALAVLHYRSEDLGLQQYFAGGAPAEEDVAAVFRAVRRHGPVRVRGLGERTGLGRRAVARALHLLEHSGGVLTRREGATAAPGATPAQAVAAALAEAESQHAIDRSRIEMMRGYAETDGCRRDWLLNYFGEETSGWCGNCDNCREEGSAAEAAERAAATPHGWEIGTPVTHREWGPGQVMGSEPDRITVLFDAVGYKELSLRLVEEHEGLLVRDGA; via the coding sequence GTGCTCGTGCACAGCTTCGACCGGCCCAACATCGAGCTGCGCGTGGTGCGCCACCACGAGGACGCGGACAAGCGCCGGGCGGTGCTCGACGAGGTCGCCCGCGCGGGCGGGCCCGGCCTGCTCTACGTGGCCACCCGCAAGGAGACCGAGCAGTACGCCGCCGCGCTGGCCGAGCGCGGGCTGCGCGCGGAGGCCTACCACGCCGGGCGCCGGCAGTCCGACCGGGAGGCCGTCCACGCCCGCTTCCACGACGGCGCGCTCGACGTGGTCGTCGCCACCACGGCCTTCGGGATGGGCATCGACAAGCCCGACGTGCGCTTCGTGGTGCACGCGGACGTGCCCGACTCCCTCGACAGCTACTACCAGGAGATCGGCCGGGCCGGCCGCGACGGCGCCCCCGCGCTCGCGGTCCTGCACTACCGCTCCGAGGACCTGGGCCTGCAGCAGTACTTCGCCGGCGGCGCCCCGGCCGAGGAGGACGTCGCCGCTGTGTTCCGGGCCGTGCGCCGGCACGGGCCCGTGCGCGTGCGCGGGCTGGGGGAGCGCACGGGGCTGGGCCGGCGCGCCGTGGCGCGGGCCCTGCACCTGCTCGAGCACAGCGGCGGGGTCCTGACCCGCCGCGAGGGCGCCACGGCGGCCCCGGGGGCCACCCCCGCGCAGGCCGTCGCGGCGGCGCTGGCCGAGGCCGAGTCCCAGCACGCCATCGACCGGTCGCGGATCGAGATGATGCGCGGCTACGCGGAGACCGACGGCTGCCGCCGCGACTGGCTGCTCAACTACTTCGGCGAGGAGACGAGCGGGTGGTGCGGCAACTGCGACAACTGCCGGGAGGAGGGCTCCGCGGCCGAGGCGGCGGAGCGGGCCGCCGCCACCCCGCACGGCTGGGAGATCGGGACCCCCGTCACCCACCGCGAGTGGGGCCCCGGCCAGGTGATGGGGTCCGAGCCCGACCGGATCACGGTCCTCTTCGACGCCGTGGGCTACAAGGAGCTGTCCCTGCGGCTGGTCGAGGAGCACGAGGGCCTGCTCGTGCGCGACGGGGCCTGA
- a CDS encoding dihydrofolate reductase family protein — protein sequence MGQLIVTEFITLDGVVDSPGGGDHPHAGWTFRQVEFDEAAYELKDREQKQAAAMLLGRVSYEEFAPVWPAMEEFAEYNAMPKYVVSSRLTDPQWHNTSVLRSLAEVARVKDSLDGPLLVHGSATLAQGLAAAGLVDRYHLLVFPLLLGAGRRLFDDSADTLRRLALVEHEAYANGVVKAVYDVVR from the coding sequence GTGGGACAGCTGATCGTCACCGAGTTCATCACCCTCGACGGCGTCGTCGACTCCCCCGGCGGCGGGGACCACCCCCACGCGGGGTGGACCTTCCGGCAGGTCGAGTTCGACGAGGCGGCCTACGAGCTCAAGGACCGGGAGCAGAAGCAGGCTGCCGCGATGCTCCTGGGCCGGGTCAGCTACGAGGAGTTCGCCCCGGTGTGGCCGGCGATGGAGGAGTTCGCCGAGTACAACGCCATGCCCAAGTACGTGGTCTCCTCGAGACTGACCGACCCGCAGTGGCACAACACCTCCGTGCTGCGCTCGCTGGCGGAGGTCGCCCGGGTCAAGGACTCGCTCGATGGTCCCCTGCTCGTGCACGGCAGCGCGACCCTGGCCCAGGGCCTCGCGGCCGCCGGGCTGGTGGACCGCTACCACCTGCTCGTCTTCCCGCTGCTGCTGGGCGCCGGGCGCCGGCTCTTCGACGACTCCGCCGACACGCTGCGCCGCCTCGCCCTGGTGGAGCACGAGGCCTACGCCAACGGGGTCGTCAAGGCCGTCTACGACGTCGTGCGCTGA
- the ppk2 gene encoding polyphosphate kinase 2 yields the protein MPDARRQWMPADQWSVRENLREFIDHLTEMGYTVPHGHEDDPDLIDPGGSAVETWREDYPYDELMSREDYELEKYRLQIELLKFQYWAQDHELQHVIVFEGRDAAGKGGTIKRFTEYLNPRAARVVALTTPSDRERGQWYFQRYVQHLPTAGEIVMFDRSWYNRAVVEPVMGFCTPEQYEQFMAQAPVFEKMLVDSGIHLTKFWFSVTQQEQRTRFAIRQIDPVRRWKLSPNDLASLDRWEDYTEAKEEMFLRTDTDHAPWITVKSNDKKRARVNAMRYFLDQFDYEDKDPEVVHAPDPLLVQRGRDAVGD from the coding sequence ATGCCCGACGCCAGACGGCAGTGGATGCCCGCCGACCAGTGGTCCGTGCGGGAGAACCTGCGGGAGTTCATCGACCACCTCACCGAGATGGGCTACACCGTGCCGCACGGGCACGAGGACGACCCCGACCTGATCGACCCGGGCGGCTCGGCGGTGGAGACCTGGCGGGAGGACTATCCCTACGACGAGCTGATGTCGCGGGAGGACTACGAGCTGGAGAAGTACCGGCTGCAGATCGAGCTGCTGAAGTTCCAGTACTGGGCCCAGGACCACGAGCTCCAGCACGTGATCGTCTTCGAGGGCCGCGACGCGGCCGGCAAGGGCGGGACGATCAAGCGCTTCACCGAGTACCTCAACCCCCGGGCGGCCCGGGTGGTGGCCCTGACCACCCCCTCGGACCGGGAGCGGGGGCAGTGGTACTTCCAGCGCTATGTCCAGCACCTGCCCACGGCCGGGGAGATCGTGATGTTCGACCGCTCCTGGTACAACCGGGCGGTGGTCGAGCCGGTCATGGGCTTCTGCACCCCGGAGCAGTACGAGCAGTTCATGGCCCAGGCCCCGGTGTTCGAGAAGATGCTCGTGGACTCCGGGATCCACCTGACGAAGTTCTGGTTCTCCGTCACCCAGCAGGAGCAGCGCACCCGCTTCGCGATCCGCCAGATCGATCCGGTGCGCCGGTGGAAGCTCTCCCCCAACGACCTGGCGTCCCTGGACCGGTGGGAGGACTACACGGAGGCGAAGGAGGAGATGTTCCTGCGCACCGACACCGACCACGCCCCGTGGATCACGGTGAAGTCCAACGACAAGAAGCGCGCCCGCGTCAACGCGATGCGATACTTCCTGGACCAGTTCGACTACGAGGACAAGGACCCGGAGGTGGTCCACGCCCCGGACCCGCTGCTGGTCCAGCGCGGCCGGGACGCGGTCGGCGACTGA
- a CDS encoding FAD-dependent oxidoreductase — protein MAATEQTVRRLRTTCCVVGGGPAGLMAGVLLARQGVDVVVLEKHADFLRDFRGDTLHPSTLELMAELDWLDDVLALPHTRVERATVSLGGEAVVVGRFDRLPVRCPFIAFLPQWDFLDLLAEKGLALPGFRLLRSTAVDGLLVADGRYTGVTAHDDDGAPVQVRADLVLAADGRDSVLRAAAGLVPRSSPSRMDVLWFRLPRAEGQEQPLFNAGDGAVVALPSTGYWQAALIVRAGEHEALRAAGLEAFRDRVRTLAPGLAEGIGTVRDWEQVKLLRVRVDRLRRWWRPGLLFLGDAAHAMSPAGGVGINLAIQDAVAAANLLGPRLLRGGVRGRDLARVQRRRAWPARATQLFQLLLARRLVPARPGGRSRPPVPLGLVRALPFLPHLTGRAIGIGLRPEHVRPG, from the coding sequence GTGGCGGCGACGGAGCAGACGGTGCGGCGGCTGCGGACCACGTGCTGCGTGGTGGGCGGCGGGCCCGCCGGACTGATGGCGGGGGTCCTGCTGGCGCGCCAGGGCGTGGACGTGGTGGTGCTGGAGAAGCACGCCGACTTCCTGCGCGACTTCCGCGGCGACACCCTCCACCCCTCGACCCTCGAGCTGATGGCCGAGCTCGACTGGCTCGACGACGTCCTGGCTCTGCCCCACACCCGCGTGGAGCGGGCCACGGTCTCCCTCGGCGGGGAGGCGGTCGTGGTCGGGCGCTTCGACCGGCTGCCCGTGCGCTGCCCGTTCATCGCGTTCCTGCCGCAGTGGGACTTCCTGGACCTGCTCGCCGAGAAGGGCCTGGCCCTGCCCGGCTTCCGGCTGCTGCGCTCCACGGCCGTGGACGGCCTGCTCGTGGCGGACGGGCGCTACACGGGCGTCACGGCCCACGACGACGACGGGGCGCCCGTGCAGGTCCGCGCCGACCTCGTCCTGGCCGCCGACGGCCGCGACTCCGTGCTGCGGGCGGCGGCCGGTCTGGTCCCGCGCTCCTCGCCGTCCCGGATGGACGTCCTGTGGTTCCGGCTGCCCCGCGCCGAGGGGCAGGAGCAGCCGCTGTTCAACGCCGGCGACGGCGCGGTGGTCGCCCTGCCCAGCACCGGCTACTGGCAGGCCGCCCTGATCGTGCGCGCCGGCGAGCACGAGGCCCTGCGCGCCGCGGGCCTGGAGGCCTTCCGCGACCGGGTGCGCACCCTGGCCCCCGGCCTGGCGGAAGGGATCGGGACGGTCCGGGACTGGGAGCAGGTGAAGCTGCTGCGCGTGCGCGTGGACCGCCTGCGCCGCTGGTGGCGTCCCGGCCTGCTGTTCCTCGGCGACGCCGCCCACGCCATGTCCCCGGCCGGCGGGGTGGGCATCAACCTCGCGATCCAGGACGCCGTGGCCGCGGCCAACCTCCTCGGGCCCCGGCTGCTGCGGGGCGGGGTGCGGGGGCGCGACCTCGCCCGCGTGCAGCGCCGCCGGGCCTGGCCCGCCCGGGCCACCCAGCTGTTCCAGCTGCTGCTGGCCCGCCGGCTCGTGCCCGCCCGGCCCGGGGGCCGCTCCCGGCCCCCGGTGCCGCTGGGCCTCGTGCGGGCGCTGCCGTTCCTGCCGCACCTCACGGGCCGGGCGATCGGCATCGGTCTGCGCCCGGAGCACGTCCGCCCCGGCTGA
- a CDS encoding TetR family transcriptional regulator: protein MPRRPVARDKLLAAFEQIVLDDGERAATLDAVAAAAGVSKGGLLYHFPHRQALVDATLQQLEELMQLDLEAMAAAEDGAARYFLTTSLYEDSRLDRALVVASRLVQSGDENARAALKRLEQSWYALILADVGDPVVATTVQQMGDGLYHNASIGLLPDAHEQRHAILTALLEAVDRLSPRP, encoded by the coding sequence ATGCCGCGCCGGCCCGTCGCCCGGGACAAGCTCCTGGCCGCCTTCGAGCAGATCGTCCTCGACGACGGCGAGCGCGCCGCGACCCTCGACGCCGTGGCGGCCGCCGCCGGGGTGTCCAAGGGCGGGCTGCTCTACCACTTCCCGCACCGCCAGGCACTGGTGGACGCGACCCTGCAGCAGCTCGAGGAGCTCATGCAGCTGGACCTCGAGGCCATGGCCGCGGCGGAGGACGGCGCGGCCCGCTACTTCCTCACCACGTCCCTGTACGAGGACAGCCGGCTGGACCGGGCGCTCGTCGTCGCCTCCCGGCTCGTGCAGTCCGGGGACGAGAACGCGCGGGCCGCGCTCAAGCGGCTCGAGCAGTCCTGGTACGCCCTGATCCTCGCGGACGTGGGCGACCCGGTGGTGGCCACGACGGTGCAGCAGATGGGCGACGGGCTCTACCACAACGCCTCGATCGGCCTGCTGCCCGACGCCCACGAGCAGCGCCACGCGATCCTCACCGCGCTGCTGGAGGCGGTCGATCGCCTCTCCCCCCGCCCCTGA
- a CDS encoding MFS transporter — MTTLLTSRPTAGAREWAALAVLMLPVLLVSVDNTALSFALPAVSQALRPTGAQLLWIVDVYALVLAGLLIPMGSLGDRVGRRRLLLVGGTGFALVSAATAFAPTAELLVAGRAAMGLFGAMLMPATLSLLRNIFLDARQRRIAVAVWAAGFSGGAALGPIVGGFLLNHFWWGSVFLMAVPVLVPLLVLGPLLIPESRDPRPGPVDVPSVVLAMLAMTPVVYGIKALTASGRLFDGLLATAFGVLFGVLFARRQAVLATPMLDLGLFRERGFTGGVAVNVLGNVGLYGFLFMLTQYLQLVVGLDPMTAGLTMVPGLVLTVLAGFAAVRAVARVAPRTVIVTGMLLSAAGFLGVALADLAAGPVVVLAAFCLVGAGIGLAETLSNDLILAAAPPHKAGAASAISETGYEVGAVAGTAVLGGLLTAFYQHHLDLPRALDTGAAAAAHETLGAAVGIADEAGALGPAVREAAFAAFTAGMHWTAVVMAVVGVLAALTVARVLRPATR, encoded by the coding sequence ATGACCACTCTGCTGACGTCCCGGCCCACGGCGGGCGCGCGGGAGTGGGCCGCGCTCGCGGTCCTGATGCTCCCCGTCCTGCTCGTCTCGGTCGACAACACCGCGCTGAGCTTCGCCCTGCCCGCCGTCTCCCAGGCCCTGCGGCCCACGGGCGCGCAGCTGCTGTGGATCGTGGACGTCTACGCCCTCGTGCTGGCCGGGCTGCTCATCCCCATGGGCAGCCTGGGGGACCGCGTCGGCCGCCGCCGGCTGCTGCTCGTCGGCGGCACGGGCTTCGCCCTGGTCTCCGCCGCGACCGCCTTCGCCCCGACCGCCGAGCTGCTCGTGGCCGGCCGGGCCGCGATGGGCCTGTTCGGCGCGATGCTCATGCCCGCGACCCTGTCCCTGCTGCGCAACATCTTCCTCGACGCCCGCCAGCGGCGGATCGCGGTCGCCGTGTGGGCCGCCGGCTTCAGCGGCGGCGCCGCGCTGGGGCCGATCGTGGGCGGGTTCCTGCTCAACCACTTCTGGTGGGGCTCCGTGTTCCTCATGGCCGTGCCCGTGCTCGTCCCGCTGCTCGTGCTGGGCCCGCTGCTGATCCCCGAGTCCCGCGACCCCCGCCCCGGGCCCGTGGATGTGCCCTCCGTGGTGCTCGCGATGCTGGCCATGACCCCGGTCGTCTACGGCATCAAGGCCCTGACCGCCTCGGGCCGGCTCTTCGACGGGCTGCTGGCCACGGCCTTCGGCGTGCTCTTCGGCGTGCTCTTCGCCCGCCGCCAGGCCGTGCTCGCCACACCGATGCTCGACCTCGGGCTCTTCCGCGAGCGCGGCTTCACCGGCGGGGTGGCCGTGAACGTGCTCGGCAACGTGGGCCTGTACGGGTTCCTGTTCATGCTCACCCAGTACCTGCAGCTCGTGGTGGGCCTCGACCCCATGACCGCCGGGCTCACCATGGTCCCCGGTCTCGTGCTCACCGTGCTCGCCGGGTTCGCCGCCGTGCGGGCTGTGGCCCGCGTCGCCCCGCGCACCGTGATCGTCACGGGCATGCTCCTCTCGGCGGCGGGCTTCCTCGGGGTGGCGCTGGCGGACCTCGCGGCGGGCCCCGTCGTCGTCCTGGCGGCCTTCTGCCTGGTGGGCGCGGGCATCGGCCTCGCCGAGACGCTGTCCAACGACCTCATCCTCGCCGCGGCCCCGCCGCACAAGGCCGGGGCCGCCTCGGCGATCTCCGAGACCGGCTACGAGGTGGGCGCGGTGGCCGGCACCGCGGTGCTGGGCGGACTGCTCACCGCCTTCTACCAGCACCACCTGGACCTGCCCCGGGCCCTGGACACCGGTGCCGCGGCGGCCGCCCACGAGACCCTGGGCGCGGCCGTCGGGATCGCGGACGAGGCCGGTGCGCTGGGGCCGGCCGTGCGGGAGGCGGCGTTCGCGGCGTTCACGGCCGGGATGCACTGGACGGCCGTGGTGATGGCGGTCGTCGGCGTGCTCGCGGCCCTCACGGTCGCCCGCGTGCTGCGGCCAGCCACGCGCTGA
- a CDS encoding mycothiol transferase, with amino-acid sequence MTPQELLEDAARRPCEAADHVLEGVGAEALHARPGGANPVAWLLWHAARQEDAQVAALAGTEEVWTGQGWSARFGLDLPDADTGFGHGPEEVARVRVDSADLLRDYLGAVVERTAAYVRGLTAEDLDEVVDRSWDPPVTRGARLVSTLDDAAQHLGQAGYARGLAEEGWRGPW; translated from the coding sequence ATGACCCCGCAGGAACTGCTCGAGGACGCCGCACGGCGCCCGTGCGAGGCCGCCGACCACGTGCTCGAGGGCGTGGGCGCCGAGGCCCTCCACGCGCGGCCGGGCGGCGCGAACCCGGTCGCCTGGCTGCTCTGGCACGCCGCGCGCCAGGAGGACGCCCAGGTCGCCGCGCTCGCCGGCACGGAGGAGGTCTGGACCGGCCAGGGCTGGAGCGCCCGCTTCGGCCTCGACCTGCCCGACGCCGACACGGGCTTCGGCCACGGGCCCGAGGAGGTCGCCCGCGTCCGGGTGGACTCGGCCGACCTGCTGCGCGACTACCTGGGGGCCGTGGTCGAGCGGACGGCGGCCTACGTCCGCGGGCTCACGGCCGAGGACCTCGACGAGGTCGTGGACCGCTCGTGGGACCCGCCCGTCACCCGCGGGGCCCGGCTCGTCAGCACGCTCGACGACGCCGCCCAGCACCTCGGTCAGGCCGGCTACGCCCGGGGTCTGGCGGAGGAGGGCTGGCGCGGCCCCTGGTGA